A single region of the Vibrio cyclitrophicus genome encodes:
- a CDS encoding DUF2753 domain-containing protein: MISEWEKHTLLADTALQLDDPVRSILHYQQALNLSEEITERTDIQADERLLISVISCHNLAQFWRWAGDTEYELKYLQLASEKVLTLIPQCPNTQCSSFIDSIGCCKKALIDFMKRHPNPKIASMVEKIDTATNCEMIARFRLN, encoded by the coding sequence ATGATTAGCGAATGGGAAAAACACACGTTACTTGCCGATACTGCATTGCAGCTCGACGATCCTGTACGAAGTATTCTTCACTATCAGCAAGCGTTAAACTTAAGCGAAGAAATTACTGAACGCACCGATATTCAGGCTGATGAGCGTTTATTGATTTCGGTTATCTCTTGCCACAACCTTGCTCAGTTTTGGCGCTGGGCTGGAGATACTGAATACGAGCTTAAGTACCTTCAACTGGCTTCAGAAAAAGTACTGACTCTGATCCCTCAGTGCCCGAATACGCAATGTTCCAGCTTTATCGATTCTATTGGTTGCTGTAAGAAAGCACTGATCGATTTCATGAAACGCCATCCCAACCCAAAAATTGCTTCTATGGTGGAAAAGATCGATACCGCGACCAACTGTGAAATGATTGCTCGTTTCCGCCTGAACTAA
- the rnt gene encoding ribonuclease T encodes MTVENEALTLKKRFRGYFPVVIDVETAGFNAETDALLEICAITLKMDENGDLHPASTLHFHIEPFEGANIEQAALDFNGIKDPFSPLRGAVSEQEALKEIYKLVRKEQKASDCSRAIMVAHNATFDLNFVNAASERCKLKRVPFHPFATFDTAALSGLAYGQTVLAKACRTAGMEFDNKEAHSALYDTQKTTELFCGIVNKWKALGGWPLVEEE; translated from the coding sequence ATGACTGTAGAAAACGAAGCTCTGACCCTAAAAAAACGCTTTCGCGGCTATTTTCCAGTGGTCATCGACGTGGAAACCGCAGGGTTTAACGCAGAAACCGATGCATTATTAGAGATCTGTGCCATTACATTAAAAATGGATGAGAACGGAGATCTGCACCCTGCATCAACGCTTCATTTTCACATTGAGCCTTTTGAAGGCGCAAATATAGAGCAGGCAGCATTAGACTTTAACGGAATTAAAGACCCATTTAGCCCATTACGTGGTGCTGTGTCTGAACAAGAAGCCCTTAAAGAAATCTACAAGCTAGTGAGAAAAGAACAAAAAGCTTCAGATTGCAGTCGCGCAATCATGGTCGCTCACAATGCTACGTTCGATTTGAACTTCGTTAATGCAGCAAGTGAGCGTTGTAAGCTTAAACGCGTCCCTTTCCATCCATTTGCAACTTTTGACACAGCTGCCCTGAGTGGCCTTGCCTACGGCCAAACCGTTTTGGCTAAAGCTTGCCGCACTGCCGGGATGGAATTTGACAACAAAGAAGCACACTCTGCTTTGTATGATACGCAAAAAACCACAGAGTTATTTTGCGGCATAGT
- a CDS encoding cation-transporting P-type ATPase codes for MTSKWFTQQSSDVLNELNADQTTGLSNSEADARLDKHGTNELTAQESASAWELYIHQYKNPLIFILAVGAIVSWSTGHSIDAIAIAVIILINTGIAFWQEFKAQKGMEALKEMAAPEAEVMRDGKWISVPAKTLVPGDIIKINTGDILPADVRILESNRLTVDEAALTGESEPVNKQSERLEDETLGLGDQKNMGFMTTIVTTGTGLAVVTSTGMQTEVGHIAHMMNQTEETKTPMQERMDTIALALLVVALVVVAIVCAIGVYHGMPWLEILTTGISLSVAAIPEGLPTVVTIVLTMGSTKMVKNNALAKQLAAIETLGSTTVICSDKTGTLTQNQMQVMKAYDVSGRYWDVSGKGFDPKGEFITKGHNVEATNSPAMMKGLVVATLCNDAEYVNADGKWTVRGNPTEGALIVAAAKAGLKQDEMLSTGGYSIVKKFPFDSGRKMASVIVRDPQGKHFLALKGAPDVVLGKSTSFMIDGGFVPTVGCEVSGNLALDTAPSQDLHLDFEAAIQTFGGDALRTLAVGFRELKEEELELDFPELEKDVSILGIYGIMDPPRPEVRDAVNSCYSAGVRTVMITGDHAVTAAAIAREIGIIRSEDDLVVAGAELDQMDDEKLLSICSQVAVFARVTPEHKLRIVKAQQENNEVASMTGDGVNDAPALRRADIGVAMGITGTSVAKDSGDLILLDDNFSTIVKAVRQGRQIFDNLRKFIRQALTANVGEVSVILFAFLLMGPDVVLPLTPLMILWVNLVSDGLPALALGVEPEEKDLMERKPGKRDQGFFSNGLGARILTRGLALGGLSFVTFSYALDGGYSAQYAQTVAFLTLIFAQLWSLFDARTFTTIYRKNPFTNHYLLGAVAVSAVLSLSVVYTSFGQLVFSTEALEFDHLISLIFIAAVPTFVLSAIKEVTKVKFI; via the coding sequence ATGACGAGTAAATGGTTTACACAACAAAGTTCAGATGTTTTAAACGAACTGAACGCGGATCAAACTACAGGTTTATCAAATTCTGAAGCGGATGCACGCTTAGATAAACACGGTACCAACGAGCTGACAGCACAAGAGTCTGCGTCTGCATGGGAACTGTATATTCATCAATATAAAAACCCACTGATTTTTATTCTAGCTGTTGGTGCAATCGTTTCTTGGTCTACTGGCCACAGCATTGATGCTATCGCTATTGCAGTGATTATTCTTATTAACACTGGTATTGCATTCTGGCAGGAGTTTAAAGCTCAGAAAGGAATGGAAGCGCTAAAAGAAATGGCAGCTCCAGAAGCCGAAGTGATGCGAGATGGTAAATGGATCAGTGTTCCAGCGAAAACCCTCGTTCCTGGTGACATCATTAAAATTAATACTGGCGATATTCTGCCTGCTGATGTTCGTATTCTTGAGTCAAACCGTCTGACGGTCGATGAGGCAGCGCTGACCGGTGAATCTGAGCCAGTGAATAAGCAGTCCGAACGCCTTGAAGATGAGACTCTTGGTCTTGGCGATCAGAAGAACATGGGCTTCATGACAACAATCGTGACTACGGGTACAGGCCTTGCTGTTGTAACAAGCACAGGTATGCAAACTGAAGTTGGTCACATCGCTCATATGATGAACCAAACGGAAGAGACGAAAACACCAATGCAAGAGCGTATGGACACTATCGCACTCGCATTATTGGTTGTTGCTCTTGTGGTTGTTGCTATTGTTTGTGCTATCGGTGTTTACCACGGTATGCCATGGTTAGAAATCCTAACAACAGGTATCTCTTTGTCGGTTGCTGCTATTCCTGAAGGTTTGCCAACGGTGGTTACTATCGTATTAACGATGGGCTCGACTAAGATGGTTAAGAATAATGCTTTGGCTAAACAGCTAGCGGCAATCGAAACGCTAGGTTCTACAACTGTTATCTGTTCAGATAAAACAGGTACGCTGACACAAAACCAAATGCAGGTAATGAAAGCGTACGATGTGTCTGGTCGTTACTGGGATGTGTCAGGTAAAGGTTTTGATCCAAAGGGTGAATTCATTACCAAAGGTCACAATGTCGAAGCGACAAACAGCCCTGCAATGATGAAAGGTCTTGTAGTTGCAACACTTTGTAATGATGCTGAATATGTAAATGCTGATGGTAAATGGACGGTTCGTGGCAACCCGACAGAAGGTGCACTAATTGTTGCAGCGGCAAAAGCAGGTCTTAAACAAGATGAAATGCTATCAACAGGTGGCTACTCAATTGTTAAAAAGTTCCCGTTCGATTCTGGTCGTAAGATGGCTTCTGTTATCGTTCGTGACCCACAAGGTAAGCATTTCCTAGCATTGAAAGGCGCGCCCGATGTTGTTCTTGGTAAATCAACCAGCTTCATGATTGACGGTGGTTTCGTACCAACAGTTGGCTGTGAAGTTTCAGGCAACTTGGCTCTCGATACTGCACCGTCTCAAGATCTTCATTTAGACTTTGAAGCGGCAATCCAAACCTTTGGTGGTGATGCTCTGCGTACACTTGCCGTTGGTTTCCGTGAATTAAAAGAAGAAGAACTAGAGTTAGATTTCCCTGAGCTTGAAAAAGACGTCAGTATCCTGGGTATCTATGGCATCATGGATCCACCACGCCCAGAAGTGCGTGATGCAGTAAATAGCTGTTATAGCGCTGGTGTTCGTACGGTAATGATTACCGGTGACCACGCAGTTACGGCAGCAGCTATTGCTCGTGAAATCGGAATCATCCGTAGCGAAGATGATCTAGTGGTAGCGGGTGCTGAGCTTGATCAAATGGATGACGAGAAGCTGTTGTCTATCTGTTCTCAGGTTGCAGTATTTGCACGTGTTACTCCAGAGCACAAGCTGCGTATCGTAAAAGCGCAGCAAGAGAACAACGAAGTTGCCTCTATGACCGGTGACGGCGTGAACGATGCGCCAGCACTGCGTCGTGCAGACATTGGTGTTGCAATGGGTATTACAGGTACGTCTGTTGCGAAAGACTCAGGTGACCTTATCCTGTTGGATGATAACTTCAGTACTATCGTGAAGGCGGTACGTCAGGGTCGTCAAATTTTCGATAACCTACGTAAGTTTATCCGCCAAGCACTTACAGCGAACGTGGGGGAGGTTTCGGTAATCCTATTTGCATTCCTACTCATGGGACCAGATGTAGTACTTCCGCTAACTCCACTAATGATTTTATGGGTTAACCTCGTTTCTGATGGTCTACCAGCACTCGCACTCGGTGTTGAGCCAGAAGAGAAAGATCTCATGGAGCGTAAGCCAGGTAAACGTGACCAAGGCTTCTTCTCTAATGGCCTGGGCGCTCGTATCCTAACTCGTGGTCTCGCATTAGGTGGTCTAAGCTTTGTGACATTCTCTTACGCACTCGACGGTGGTTACAGTGCTCAATACGCACAAACCGTTGCGTTTTTAACACTGATCTTTGCTCAACTTTGGAGCTTGTTCGATGCACGTACGTTTACAACGATTTATCGTAAGAATCCGTTCACTAACCACTACCTACTTGGTGCGGTGGCAGTATCGGCTGTCTTGTCTTTAAGCGTTGTTTACACAAGTTTCGGCCAGCTGGTATTCAGCACAGAAGCACTAGAGTTTGATCACTTAATATCGTTAATCTTCATTGCAGCAGTACCAACATTTGTTCTATCTGCTATCAAGGAAGTGACTAAAGTGAAGTTTATCTAA
- the gloA gene encoding lactoylglutathione lyase: MSNGRILHTMLRVGDLDKSIEFYTKVMGMQLLRKNENKEYEYTLAFVGFGDESQGAVIELTYNWGTTEYDLGSAFGHVAIGVDDIYTTCDAIKAAGGNVTREAGPVKGGSTHIAFVKDPDGYMIELIQNKQASAGLEG, from the coding sequence ATGTCAAACGGTCGTATTTTACACACCATGCTACGCGTGGGTGATCTAGACAAGTCTATCGAGTTCTACACAAAAGTAATGGGCATGCAGCTATTACGTAAGAACGAAAACAAAGAGTACGAATACACACTGGCTTTCGTTGGCTTTGGCGACGAATCTCAAGGCGCTGTGATTGAACTAACGTACAACTGGGGCACGACTGAATATGACCTTGGCTCTGCTTTTGGTCACGTTGCTATCGGTGTTGATGACATCTACACAACGTGTGACGCGATTAAAGCAGCAGGTGGTAACGTGACTCGTGAAGCCGGCCCAGTAAAAGGCGGCTCTACGCACATCGCATTCGTTAAAGATCCTGACGGCTACATGATTGAGCTGATTCAGAACAAACAAGCAAGTGCTGGTCTAGAAGGTTAA
- the nth gene encoding endonuclease III: MNNVKRVEILERLRENNPKPETELNWNSPFELLIAVLLSAQATDVSVNKATDKLYPVANTPQAIFDLGVDGLKEYIKTIGLFNSKAENTIKTCRMLLDLHNGEVPEDRAALEALPGVGRKTANVVLNTAFGWPTIAVDTHIYRVSNRTKLAMGKTVDDVEAKLLKVIPKEFKLDVHHWLILHGRYTCVARKPRCGSCIIEDLCEFKEKTED, translated from the coding sequence ATGAACAATGTAAAACGAGTAGAAATACTTGAGCGTTTAAGAGAAAACAATCCAAAACCAGAGACTGAGCTTAACTGGAACAGCCCTTTCGAGTTGCTGATCGCGGTACTTTTATCAGCACAGGCAACCGATGTCAGTGTCAACAAAGCAACGGATAAGCTTTACCCAGTGGCCAATACTCCACAAGCCATTTTCGACCTAGGTGTTGACGGCTTGAAAGAGTACATCAAGACAATCGGCCTATTTAATTCAAAAGCAGAAAATACGATTAAAACGTGTCGAATGCTGCTTGACCTACACAACGGTGAAGTACCGGAAGATCGTGCGGCATTAGAAGCCCTTCCTGGCGTTGGTCGTAAGACTGCCAACGTAGTATTGAACACCGCTTTTGGTTGGCCAACCATTGCCGTTGATACTCACATCTACCGTGTATCAAACCGTACTAAGTTAGCAATGGGTAAAACGGTCGACGATGTTGAGGCTAAGCTTCTTAAAGTCATTCCAAAAGAATTCAAACTGGATGTCCACCACTGGCTCATTCTTCATGGACGTTACACCTGTGTCGCGCGTAAACCACGCTGTGGCAGTTGTATCATTGAAGACCTATGTGAGTTCAAAGAGAAGACCGAAGATTAG
- a CDS encoding electron transport complex subunit E: MSDHKTLIKNGMWANNPALVQLLGLCPLLAVSSTVTNALGLGIATLLVLVGSNVAVSLVRNHVPKEVRIPVFVMIIASLVTCVQLLMNAYAYGLYLSLGIFIPLIVTNCIIIGRAEAFASKNEVLPAAQDGFWMGLGMTSVLVVLGAMREVIGNGTLFDGADLLLGDWASVLRIQIFQFDNSFLLALLPPGAFIGVGFLIALKNIIDNQAKSRQPKQEKPVIERARVTNA, from the coding sequence ATGAGTGACCATAAAACACTAATTAAAAATGGCATGTGGGCTAACAACCCAGCCCTAGTACAACTTCTTGGCTTATGTCCTCTGTTGGCTGTGTCTTCAACGGTGACCAACGCACTTGGACTAGGTATTGCTACTCTGCTTGTATTGGTAGGTTCGAACGTTGCTGTTTCTCTGGTTCGTAACCACGTGCCAAAAGAAGTGCGTATTCCAGTCTTTGTAATGATCATTGCATCACTGGTAACCTGTGTTCAGCTTCTGATGAATGCTTACGCGTATGGCCTTTACCTATCTTTGGGTATCTTCATCCCACTGATCGTAACCAACTGTATCATCATTGGCCGAGCTGAAGCCTTCGCTTCTAAAAACGAAGTGCTACCTGCTGCTCAAGATGGTTTCTGGATGGGTCTTGGCATGACATCGGTACTGGTTGTACTGGGTGCAATGCGTGAGGTTATTGGTAACGGCACTCTGTTTGATGGTGCAGACCTGCTTCTTGGTGATTGGGCTTCTGTGTTACGAATCCAGATATTCCAATTTGATAACAGTTTCTTGCTAGCCCTGCTTCCGCCAGGTGCCTTTATTGGTGTTGGTTTCTTGATTGCGTTGAAAAACATCATCGACAACCAAGCAAAATCTAGACAGCCTAAACAAGAAAAGCCAGTCATTGAACGCGCTCGCGTTACCAATGCTTAA
- a CDS encoding OmpA family protein, whose protein sequence is MKKQLITGSMLFSLLMSSSVMAQEKRYGASPQQSTWEMVANTPLECRLVHPIPNFGDAEFSSRASKKIILDFELKMRRPMGATRNVSLISMPPPWRPGESADRMTTIKFFQQFDGYVGGQTAWGILSELEKGRYPTFSYQEWQSRDQRIEVSLSSVLFQEKYNVFSDCVANLLPYSFEDISFTILHYDRNSDQLNKSSRNRLSQIADYVRYNQDIDLVLVATYTDSVDSKGISQNLSERRAESLREYFKSLGLPEDRIQVQGYGKRRPIADNNSPIGKDKNRRVVISLGRTQV, encoded by the coding sequence ATGAAGAAACAACTCATAACAGGTTCAATGCTATTTTCGCTTCTTATGTCGTCATCGGTAATGGCACAAGAAAAGCGTTACGGAGCATCTCCTCAACAGTCGACATGGGAGATGGTGGCTAACACGCCACTAGAATGTCGCTTAGTGCATCCAATCCCCAATTTTGGCGATGCTGAGTTCTCATCTCGCGCGAGTAAAAAGATCATTTTGGACTTTGAGCTTAAAATGCGCCGCCCAATGGGTGCGACACGCAATGTCAGCTTGATCTCGATGCCGCCACCTTGGCGTCCGGGCGAAAGTGCCGATCGCATGACGACCATTAAATTCTTCCAACAATTTGATGGTTACGTTGGCGGTCAAACAGCTTGGGGGATCTTGAGTGAATTGGAGAAAGGGCGCTACCCGACATTCAGTTACCAAGAGTGGCAAAGCCGAGATCAGCGTATCGAAGTGTCGTTATCGTCGGTGTTATTCCAAGAAAAATACAATGTGTTCAGTGACTGTGTTGCTAACTTATTACCTTACAGCTTCGAAGACATCTCTTTCACTATCTTGCACTACGACCGCAACAGTGATCAGTTGAACAAGTCGTCGCGTAACAGGCTAAGCCAGATTGCTGATTACGTTCGCTATAACCAAGACATCGACCTTGTGCTGGTGGCAACGTACACCGATTCTGTCGACAGCAAAGGTATTAGCCAAAACCTTTCAGAGCGTAGAGCGGAATCATTAAGAGAGTACTTCAAATCTCTAGGCCTGCCAGAAGATCGTATTCAAGTACAAGGCTATGGTAAGCGTCGCCCAATTGCCGATAACAATTCGCCAATTGGTAAAGATAAGAACCGACGTGTGGTTATCTCATTAGGTCGTACGCAGGTTTAA